The genomic region TGCATGAATGTTTTCTATGGGATGTCGACATGTCATGTGAAAGACCCATGGCAGTAGGCCAACGTCATTGGCTTTTCCGGGCTGTAATTGGCCATGCACTGGtggattaaaaaaatgcatgtttgttcACCGTGAGAAGGCGGCGTTTCAAGTTTAAGACCAATGTTGGTTTGTCAGAATTCAAGGTCAAACTTGGTCATTGGTCAAAATCCATGTATGCTGGCTTGTCCGGGCTAAAATTTGGCCACGCacttgattttaaaacaactttgcGCAAATGTTCACATGATAAGCCGGCGTGCCATACCTGTAGGTCAAAATCACTCTGACGgttattggaaaaaaatccCTGTAAGTTGGCTCGTCAGGTCTGTAACCTAGCCATGCACTTCAGTTCAGCTACCACTGAGTTTTGAACCGTAAAAAATACCGAATTAATTATTCCCGGAGTCCCATACTCATTGAATCGTTGACTTTGTCATTATCCAAGGATTATGTGTTTATGTTAAGGatgtattatatacaaatattacttAATAAGAGTGGGCATAATGAGCAGTTGAAACATGCAAGTGATTGAACAGTACTTTACCATCAACCCATCACTACTCACACATAGAAGACAGATGGGTGGCTAAATATTGTGGGgagattgaaaaaaaagaatacaCTTGCAtcgttatttcatttaatatccgataaaacataatttaaggtAAAATACTAGTAAATAATACAAGGAACTAAACAAATCACAGACCGCTTTAAAGTCAtgattatgaataaatataaatgtaacacCTAACATCTATAAATCTACTAGGCAAATCATTGCTTGATGTTTATCTGGCTGGCTGTGTTACCATTTATACATGTCCATCTTTATAGCCCTCAAAActcacatgtacatgttatataaACTCATAGGCAATCAAGGACGTTAATCCAGTTTCTGTGTTAATCCACATGTCGCAGTTATTTGCCGCAAAGCCAGCTGATGTTGTTACCGTATTCTTCCATGTTAAATTCTACCAGTTGAAATCATCCTCAGATTCAGCATCCTCACTGAAATGCATGGCGGATTATGTGTCAATGTATGAAACTAATTTAGTGTTTACCATAACTAATGCTGTCACAGTAGTGACGAATACTCCTGCCCATGGCCTAGACACAGGAATGCTTaactatttatttgaaaagggGCAATAACTGAGTCAAACATTGGTGGATTGTAACCAACGTCTAATCATTTCAATCCATTGTACCTGTCATAAGCCTGAACCCCCTCAACAATTGGTAGTTCGTAAAGAATGTTGAACTTGAATTGTAGTTTATGGTGCCGAACATaaattactttttgtttaatcCGTCGACCTGTCATAAGTTATCGTCCAGTcacttttgtttttgtgtgcaAATTCTTAGTTAAAAAATGGACATTACCACAAAAATTGTGGTTTAACCAAATGGAGCTTGACCTGAATTTATgtgtatcaaaatatatttcaatctgTACAAtatttcatgagttattgtcccgACACCGTGAACTTGAAAAAGTGCCATAACTCCACCTACAATTAGTGGTTGTGTAACCAATGTCTAACCTGACATTCATGGTGTAAAACATGTGtaacaacaattattaaaattcgACGACCATGGCAAAAGTTATCGTCCGGACAACATTGTTTTTGGTGCAAAATCTAAgttgaaaaaatgacaaaacttcGTAAAAAATCGTGGTTTTTAACCATAGTCGAACCTGTCCTAAATTTACGATGTTAAGTATGTGTAACCCCCAAAACATTGGTTGGTGGGGGCACAATCCTTAGCTTGCATGCACCGATCTCCCTTGACGAGCAGAAATTACTGTACAGGAAAAGGAAGTTACTGCTGTATGGAGTTTGGCACTGCAATGGCACTCCTATATAGTACTGAGGACAAGAACTGAATTATGCGTGATGTCCAGTGTATCTGTGTCACTCACCTTTTTAAGTCCTCTGTAAGCGACAGGTCCTCTTCAACTTGGGACGCTGTTCTCTCACTCTGTaacaacacacacaaatacaaatataatagtgttcttcaaatgtttgtttacaccATTATCTGTAGAATTGGTGTCTTCCCTTATCTTAATATGTGAATTTTACCTCATTTTCATTTAGGTGTTGATGCTCTTATAGGAATGAGATTTATTCTTACCTCCTGCCTAGCTGGCTGGGGTGGCTGTTCGGTGGTCCGTTTCTGCTGGATCATCTCCATGTACTGTTTCATCACTGGGTCGATGCTGTCAGACTTCTCTGATTTCTCCTGTTGTGTTGGCTCGGGGGAGGCAGGCTTATCCTGCGCGGATAGGTACATGTATTGGCTTAATGTACATTCTAAACAATATCTCACACAAGGTTTGCAAGTGCATTTAACAGATTTCTATTTAAAACTatcaaaaataatgcattacagTATATGTATCCCAGAATCACGCTCATATTCACATGTTTATTAACCTTAGCTGCTCTTGTAGTGTTTACCTGTATCTTCTGCAGCTGTTGGAGTCAGTTGCCTGTTGATGGCAGCAGGCTTCTGTGCCTTACCTGTTTTGACTTTAGTTGATTGTTCTCTCTCTGCTGACTGTCAAAGGCCATCTGCTCATGTGTCTTACCTGATTACTTTGCAGCTGTTTAGCTCCCTCTCTTGCCTGTTAAAGGCCATCTGCTCATGTGCCTTACATGTTTACTCTGCAGTTGTTGAGCCCCCTTTATTGCCTGTCGAAGACCAGTTGCTCCTGTGCATTAACTGTTTCTTCTGCTGTTGTTGGGATCCCCCTGTTGCCTGTTGAAGGCCTGCTGCCCCCTGTTTTCTCTTCAATTGTTCACCTTCCTCTGACCCCTGTTGAAGGCCTGCTGCCCCCTGTTTTctcttttattgtttacctTCCTCTGACCCCTGTTGAAGGCCTGCTGCCTCCTGCCTTACCTGTTTATTCTGCAGTTGTTGCAGCTCCCTCTGTTGTCTGTTGAAGGCTCGCTGCTACCGTGCATTACCTGCTTCCTCTGTTGTCTGTCAAAAGCCGGCTAATGCCGTGCCTTACCTGTTTACTGATTCCGTAATTGTTGCAGCTAGCTCTGTTGTCTGATGAAGGCCTGCTACTACTGTGTCTTACATATTTACTGTGAAGTTGTTGAAGCTCTCTCTGTTGCCTGTGGAAGGCCTGATGTTCCCATGCCTTACTTATTAACTCTGGAATTTTTGAAGCTACCAAGATTGCCTGTCAATGGCTTGCTGTCTCCTGCCTTACCTGTTTACTCTGCAGTTGTTGGAACTCCCTCTGTTGCGTGTCAAAGGCTTGCTGTCTCCTGCCTTACCTGTTTACTCTGCAGTTGTTGGTGCTCCCTTTGTTGCCTGTCAAAGGCTTGCTGCCTCCTGCCTTACCTGTTTACTCTGCAGTTGTTGGAGCTCCCTCTGTTGCCTGTCAAAGGCTTGCTGTCTCCTGTCTTACCTGTTTACTCTGCAGTTGTTGGAGCTTGCTCTGTTGCCTGTCAATGGCTTGCTGTCTCCTGCCTTACCTGTTTACTCTGCAGTTGTTGGAACTCCCTCTGTTGCGTGTCAAAGGCTTGCTGTCTCCTGCCTTACCTGTTTACTCTGCAGTTGTTGGTGCTCCCTTTGTTGCCTGTCAAAGGCTTGCTGCCTCCTGCCTTACCTGTTTACTCTGCAGTTGTTGGAGCTCCCTCTGTTGCCTGTCAAAGGCTTGCTGTCTCCTGTCTTTCCTGTTTACTCTGCAGTTGTTGGAGCTTCCTCTGTTGCCTGTCAAAGGCTTGCTGTCTCCTGCCTTACCTGTTTACTCTGCAGTTGTTGGAGCTCCCTCTGTTGCCTGTCGAAGGCCTCCTGCTCTCGTGCCTTCCGCTCAGCCTCCTTTCGTCTCTGCTCCGCCTCCCAACTCTCTGCCTCATTATTGTCCTCTCCTGCTTTTGTGTTCTCTGGGAAACGTAATCAACACTCATTAATCTtctcttgattttttttccagacataaaaataatataataaaaaaaaccatGACAGATACATATCgtatcaaatacaaaatgtagTTATAAACTCATTGCAATTTCATGCATAGATGAGGAAGTGGTAAATAAGTCCATAAACACTCATCTACACtgattttaatgtatttcatttgCTTTTTCGGAATCTGACTGTGTATAATATGTTGCTTGAGTTAGAGGGGACTGTCAGAGTGAGTTTGAGGATAGTCAAAGTGAATTTggttaaattttgacaatttaatgGCAATAACTCCAGAATCAATAGTGTGATCTGGCTGTTGATCAaacttgtttttcaaaataattttgccCTTAAGCATTGTTACCCATTGAAGTAAAGATTGGAGAACAAATGCTCAAGTAAGATTCAGGTCAAAGTGAATTTGGTAaatttttgacaattcaagCGTCATAACTCTTTGAGTTAATATGTGCTATCTGGCTGTTGATCAAAGTCAGACAAgctattaaaaatgaaagtgtGTCAGCGCAGACCAGATGATGTAGACGCCGAACAACATGATCCGGATATGTCTGCCATGTTACGTAGTTTTGATTGCACTTGCATTAATTAAGAGGTTATCCCAATATATTAAATCAGCAATGTTGAAGTAGCaatgaatattgaaaacattttgttgatatttataacatcacaatgtttgtattgataaaatgagataaaatttattaaattaaaaaagaatgcaATTCAATTACATTCAATGCATTTATTGTGCCAAGACAACAAACGGAGTATTGGAAATTGAgaatttaaattacatgtagTGTCAGCGTGTGTCCACAGATGTTCACATCCTCAAAAAGATCTTTATCCCTTACGTGTTGTATTCCATAAAGTAGACTTTCATTGTGGTGAAACAAATGATCTCCCAAACAACTGAATCAAGGACATGACATCTTGAATTTTGAATACCAGTACCTGTTTTCCATGCACTGTCTAGAGCAGGTGGCTTCCAGGCAGTGCCGAGAGAGAGGGGAGGTAATTTGGCTGGTGGAGGTGCAGTCTCTCTTGGCAGGATGGTCTGCTTTGTCTCTTGCCTACTTGCACTGCCAGTGGCTGGAACTGCATGACAAACACTTTACAGTTAATATAGCTAACTATTAGTGCACAAATGACACCTGCAGAACAAGTGTGATTAAgatgttatctattcagaaagTTCTTATcaagaataaaaatatgtatgcacATCTTCGAGATGGAATGATAAACAGTTACCTAAAGTAACTCAAgttgcaaaataataaacagaGATCCTACCATCATCACTGGAGGGGTCTGCCTGGACCACCATAATACTGGGGGAGCCAGGCCGGGCCTCCAGGTCGTCCACAGTAATTGGCCGGGGCCTCTCAACCCTCTCTCTGCTGAAGGAAATATTGAAACAGATCACTAATTAATATGGCAAATATGGGAAGTACCTGTTATATTGACAGTCTTGGCAAATTAATATTGACAATGAAAGTACCCATATTTTATGACACTAAAATTTCCATAACAATTTTGAGTAATGGCCATTGGTAAAGTTTGTATATGACACCAAGGTTAGGTCAGAGGGCCCTATGCTCTTTAGAGGGGCAACTTTAGcgtcattttctttaaaagggtatttttttatttaataatataccATAGAAAACCAAATTGTAATATGTATTTACttcttttcaaattgaaaaaaatgtgcaacTAATGTAATACCAACTATAACTGAACCACAAATAACACTTTTTCAATGCAAAAGATAAGGTTTTTGAGAATTGGATTTCTAAAAAAAGGGgtgattgaaaaaaatgcactgAAATGATGCCTTaaccttttttctttaaaatacagaGATGCTCTAAATGGAACCAGAAGCATTGCTTCCTTACCCATGAGTGTCCATTTCATCATCAGACACATCAGAGAGGCTGAACTTTGGCACGCTGTCCTGTCCACCAGAGGCCTTCTTGCGCGAAGATGAACCCTTCAGCTCTGTCAGACTGTCTGGATAAGAATAAGAATTTTCATTTCCCCCTATATCACAAACAAACTGAATATCTCTTTCTATACTTGTCAACTTTATACTTTATACATGACAACCTCTGAGCCAATGGAACGGGAGAAAATGTAATTAGCATTATTTAATTACACGGCCATCAATGAAAGGAACATGTTCAGTGTCTGTATGAATGGCTTGTTACCTGTGCTGACATCAGCGTCGGCTACTGAGTTGGTCTGTTGTTGATGGTACGGTGTGGAGGAGAGGGGCCGGTTGGTAGGTATGGGACTGGCACTGGGGGACGCCATATGGTGACCGGTACTCCCTCCTACAACAAGGGTTTATCAATCAGACGTTTTCAAGCAAATAGTTTAAGGTTTTCAGTCAAACAGTTCAAAAATGTTAAGAAGTCAATTAAAAATCATCAACAATAAGCATCATATACTTGTAAaacttcaacatatttttgtcataCTGGTATTTAATTCAACTACCATTCactaaaaaatagatataaatttTAGCTCTCACTATACCCGTAAAACGACAAAATGCCAAGTATACCTTGTTTTGTCTTGTCTGTGAGTGAGCGGCGGAGGAGCGGTCTGGTCGGGTCAGGTACAGAGGAGGGGTTTGTCAGGTTGTAATGTAGCTCAGTGTACGCACGCTCAAGGTTCTAAACAAAAAATCTATcagtttaaagtaaaaatgattttacacTTTCAACATGAAAAATAGAGATCTAAtgagaatataaaaaaatgaaatgtcacAAAACttgtatatgcataaaaaataaaaaaaagactCAACAGTTACAGCACACATGTATATGCATCATGATAAATCGaacattattgataaatgattcTTAAATTCTGGTGAAATACCTGAGCCTCTTTCTCCAGACTCTTCAGCCTGTACTTGGTTTCAGCCACAATGTCAGCGGACTGGTTAGAAGATTCATCACCATCAGTCGTGAAGTCTGTTGAGACTTTTGGAGCACTCAGATCATCCAAATCTACATCATTGTAAACGTCCTGCACCCTTGGGCTGGCTCGACCCCGCCGACCTCTCCTGTGACCTCCACtggcaaggtcaaggtcactctcaCCATCACTAAATGCTGCTGACCTCCCAGCTGATCTGTGTGACAGGTTAAATGACACCAGCCTgcagcaataaaacaatcatcagcTATCAAAGGCAATATAGAAGTACTGAAAATTTAACTTCATTAAATCTGGATTCAGGATGCAGGATGCTTGAACAACATTAAAAGAATGATGCATTCCTTGATAACTGGTATGCATGTACCAACCTTGATGTGTCTCCATCCTGGGGCTTCCTATACACCTCATTTTTTAAGGCTGAAACAGCAGAAGAAGTCCTAtgaatttgatcaaatattcTTTACCATTCCTAACATGACATggaataatataataaatcaatattcattttcCTTTTGTAACAAAAGATGCTCAACTACAATATCTAAGAAACTTAATGAAAACCAAACTGTtaccattagtttttattgaatatcttttaaGTATCTAACCAACTTTTATCCTAGGTTTCACagtttaaacaatgaaacaacTGTGTGAATGTACGTACCTTTTTGTGTGAGTGAGAGGGTCTGTTTCATGTCATCAAGCTCCTGGTTCAGGGATTTCACCTGTAGAGACTGCACCTCAAACTGCCGCACCAGTGGGTCTGTAGGCGGGGCCTGTGGTAGGGAGGGCCAATAATAAATGGTGAGTTTTACcatatttattgtgttcatgaTACACATTTAAAACTCCAGTCTTCATAAACAGTAGCTATTGATATTGTCTTAGAACCAATTCATTGCTTATAAATTGAAATCTTGATAACaatgtttattaattcattataaaacaaacaagagctgtcacagagacagcgcgcccgactattccaccgcttttcagtgtaaggattgaaaagtattggtgaaatatgcatggatcactgttagattagatttcaatgcaatacatgatgtgcggagatattaacataaatgtggttacatgcaaaattttaaccagaatttttaagtgtaataataaagggccattatttgcaaaacacagttatctaacttgattattcaattaggttgggtggttgaataccattgtataaagtctcaatgtaattcatccagtagttgctgagatactaacctatgtgtgcttacatgcaaaaccttaaccagaatttctgagtcaaataaagggcaattatttgcattaaaggcaaactagagttatctaacttggtaaattaagtaggttggatggttgagtaccattgtatcaagtctcaatgcaatacctcaagcagttgctgagatattaacctatgtgtgcttgcacgcaaaaccttaaccagaatttctaagtcaaataataaaggcctattatttgcattaaatgcaaactagagttatctaacttggttaattgagtaggttggatggttgggtaccattgtatcaagtctcaatgcaatacctcaagtagttgctgagatatttacctatgtgtgcttgcacgcaaaaccttaaccagaatttctaagtcaaataataaaggcctattattggcattaaatgcaaagtagagttatcaaacttggttaattaggtaggttggatggttgggaaccattgtataaaatctcaatgcaataccttaagtacttgctgagatatttacctatgtgtgcttgcacgcaaaaccttaaccaaggggtgacgtcgacgcttgggtgagtagtatagctcttcttatttttcgaatagtcgagctaaaaattataACTTTCAAAAGGACCTGTATCTGAATTACAATGATGGAATAGTTGCACTCACATGGTCATATCTCCTGGGTCTGGAGGAAAagtcatcatcgtcatcatacAGGTCACGCTCTCGTCTGCTTCTATCTCGTCTATCCGTGTATTCTGCCATGACCGTGGGCCGCCTCAACTCTCGCAATAGTTCCTCCTGACCTGTTCAAACAATtacgttaaaaaataaataaacattaaaaatgtcagcatatgTTCAAGTATTTTTGTTCATCTATAATAAACAGTGTTTGCTGTAATTAAAGACAATACCAAATTTGGTTCAAAATCAGGCAATGGAATCAccaaaaatgcataattttttaaaattgcTTATAAAGATGACTTACGTATTCTTTCTCTCTCATTTAACTGCATAATTTCAGCCATCCGACTGAAATATAAGAATTCAAAATTGGtgaaatttgtaaataaacagtttaaacaagtgCATGTAGATCCTTGCAATATTGAAATGCAATCTGCTTGCTTCTGAGCAAAAgaggattttaaaaaaatgggcCCTAACTTgctaaataaacatgtacatgtttatgaaaCAGAATTTGATTTTATGATAAGATACTCACGTTTTCAggttttcaatttcatttctgtatgTTATGTTTTGGTCTTTTATTGTTGCATAATCACACATCTGAAAAAGAAGATATAATTCCggtaagttaaaaaaaacacaagaaaaatcataagaatatttcaaattttagtCTAATGTCATAAGGTAAGtacactgaaaaaaataatacttacatCCCTTAGTTTTGCATTAAGGAACTCATTGTGCTTGCTTGCATCCACTTCCTTGTGACGGATTTCTTGCAACAGGGTCTATAGAGTGAGAGAGATCATCATTAGGA from Mya arenaria isolate MELC-2E11 chromosome 3, ASM2691426v1 harbors:
- the LOC128226530 gene encoding centriole and centriolar satellite protein ofd1-like isoform X2; this translates as MSKRSEEYLTAEELRNRLYHSLRDKGLVNSMKSQLRTSLVGELKRSVNGKLSVEDLEVPESGSLVHRASNSLVADHLRSCKYDYTYSVFLPECALDKTKMLSNEDVLQLLKISPQSRLFKKMTDKGGHSRKGFLWQLLSELCSMHSQASQTTSTQTDFIKVATVSTLDEKMSVLDELFSSRREEQYRTGATALEDRLLSFQRQLEERFRNELKLEVSRVKDDEVARIRMEEKEHFRRELDKARKDLERTYQAKFDALVVRERNATERLQREQEMLEKEVYNQRQSILEEIEAVRQREVSINREQDVNSREKNLQGERLKAKENEMRQREHEIARKENEFHQRLENEMTKFKVEYQAKFLERTQNIEVREATLREGERRVAEDQGKIDSLKEEVRDKSARVNELETLLQEIRHKEVDASKHNEFLNAKLRDMCDYATIKDQNITYRNEIENLKTRMAEIMQLNERERIRQEELLRELRRPTVMAEYTDRRDRSRRERDLYDDDDDFSSRPRRYDHAPPTDPLVRQFEVQSLQVKSLNQELDDMKQTLSLTQKALKNEVYRKPQDGDTSRLVSFNLSHRSAGRSAAFSDGESDLDLASGGHRRGRRGRASPRVQDVYNDVDLDDLSAPKVSTDFTTDGDESSNQSADIVAETKYRLKSLEKEAQNLERAYTELHYNLTNPSSVPDPTRPLLRRSLTDKTKQGGSTGHHMASPSASPIPTNRPLSSTPYHQQQTNSVADADVSTDSLTELKGSSSRKKASGGQDSVPKFSLSDVSDDEMDTHGERVERPRPITVDDLEARPGSPSIMVVQADPSSDDVPATGSASRQETKQTILPRETAPPPAKLPPLSLGTAWKPPALDSAWKTENTKAGEDNNEAESWEAEQRRKEAERKAREQEAFDRQQRELQQLQSKQDKPASPEPTQQEKSEKSDSIDPVMKQYMEMIQQKRTTEQPPQPARQESERTASQVEEDLSLTEDLKSEDAESEDDFNW
- the LOC128226530 gene encoding centriole and centriolar satellite protein OFD1-like isoform X1, with product MSKRSEEYLTAEELRNRLYHSLRDKGLVNSMKSQLRTSLVGELKRSVNGKLSVEDLEVPESGSLVHRASNSLVADHLRSCKYDYTYSVFLPECALDKTKMLSNEDVLQLLKISPQSRLFKKMTDKGGHSRKGFLWQLLSELCSMHSQASQTTSTQTDFIKVATVSTLDEKMSVLDELFSSRREEQYRTGATALEDRLLSFQRQLEERFRNELKLEVSRVKDDEVARIRMEEKEHFRRELDKARKDLERTYQAKFDALVVRERNATERLQREQEMLEKEVYNQRQSILEEIEAVRQREVSINREQDVNSREKNLQGERLKAKENEMRQREHEIARKENEFHQRLENEMTKFKVEYQAKFLERTQNIEVREATLREGERRVAEDQGKIDSLKEEVRDKSARVNELETLLQEIRHKEVDASKHNEFLNAKLRDMCDYATIKDQNITYRNEIENLKTRMAEIMQLNERERIRQEELLRELRRPTVMAEYTDRRDRSRRERDLYDDDDDFSSRPRRYDHAPPTDPLVRQFEVQSLQVKSLNQELDDMKQTLSLTQKALKNEVYRKPQDGDTSRLVSFNLSHRSAGRSAAFSDGESDLDLASGGHRRGRRGRASPRVQDVYNDVDLDDLSAPKVSTDFTTDGDESSNQSADIVAETKYRLKSLEKEAQNLERAYTELHYNLTNPSSVPDPTRPLLRRSLTDKTKQGGSTGHHMASPSASPIPTNRPLSSTPYHQQQTNSVADADVSTDSLTELKGSSSRKKASGGQDSVPKFSLSDVSDDEMDTHGRERVERPRPITVDDLEARPGSPSIMVVQADPSSDDVPATGSASRQETKQTILPRETAPPPAKLPPLSLGTAWKPPALDSAWKTENTKAGEDNNEAESWEAEQRRKEAERKAREQEAFDRQQRELQQLQSKQDKPASPEPTQQEKSEKSDSIDPVMKQYMEMIQQKRTTEQPPQPARQESERTASQVEEDLSLTEDLKSEDAESEDDFNW